One genomic segment of Pseudomonas fortuita includes these proteins:
- a CDS encoding ABC transporter ATP-binding protein — MNAREKVIEARGICNRFGRQVVHENLDLDLYRGEILAVVGGSGSGKSVLLRSIIGLRRPNEGLIKVFGQDLAGLREEQRSLVERRFGVLFQKGALFSSLTVTENVALPLIEHAGLSRADAEHLAGVKLALAGLPISAADKYPSSLSGGMIKRAALARALALDPDILFLDEPTAGLDPIGAAAFDQLILTLRDALGLSVFLITHDLDTLYTITDRIAVLSQKKVLVAGPLAEVEQTNDAWIQEYFHGPRGRAAEQAATRARQER; from the coding sequence GTGAATGCTCGGGAAAAAGTGATCGAAGCCCGCGGCATCTGCAACCGTTTCGGCCGCCAGGTTGTGCATGAAAACCTCGACCTGGACCTTTACCGTGGCGAAATCCTGGCCGTGGTCGGTGGTTCGGGCAGCGGCAAGTCGGTACTGCTGCGCAGCATCATTGGCCTGCGCCGGCCCAATGAAGGGCTGATCAAGGTGTTCGGCCAGGACCTTGCGGGCCTGCGCGAAGAACAGCGCTCACTGGTCGAACGGCGCTTCGGCGTGCTGTTCCAGAAGGGCGCACTGTTCTCTTCGCTGACCGTCACCGAAAACGTGGCCTTGCCGTTGATCGAACACGCCGGGCTGTCCCGCGCCGATGCCGAGCACCTGGCCGGCGTCAAGCTGGCCTTGGCCGGGTTGCCAATCTCGGCCGCCGACAAGTACCCGTCCTCGCTGTCAGGGGGCATGATCAAGCGTGCAGCGCTGGCTCGCGCCTTGGCACTGGACCCGGACATCCTGTTCCTTGACGAGCCCACCGCCGGCCTGGACCCGATCGGCGCCGCCGCATTCGACCAGCTGATCCTGACGCTGCGTGATGCGCTGGGCCTGTCGGTGTTCCTCATCACCCACGACCTCGACACCCTGTACACCATTACCGACCGCATCGCGGTGCTGTCGCAAAAAAAGGTCCTGGTGGCCGGCCCGCTGGCCGAGGTCGAGCAGACCAACGACGCCTGGATTCAAGAATACTTTCACGGCCCACGCGGGCGCGCAGCCGAGCAGGCTGCCACCCGTGCCAGGCAGGAGCGCTGA
- a CDS encoding MlaD family protein, which produces METRAHHVLIGLVTVLVVAGAMLFGLWLTKSSVDDAFKDYEVVFNEAVSGLSRGSPVQYNGIKVGDVSTLRLDPKDPRRVLARVRLSGDTPVKEDTQAKLTLAGVTGNSFIQLSGGTPHSPELKGKDGKLPVIIASPSPISRLLNDSSDLVTNVNLLLHNANQMFSEDNIGHLSNTLANLDKTTGAFAGQHGGIAEAIEQLVQVGKQASATLAETQALMRNANGLLGSQGKQAIGSAEQAMQSLAESTATINNLLKNNSEALGDGAQGLNQLTPAIRELRETLNALKGISRQLEADPSGYLLGRDNNKEFQP; this is translated from the coding sequence ATGGAAACCCGAGCCCATCATGTCCTTATCGGCCTGGTCACCGTCCTGGTGGTGGCTGGTGCCATGCTGTTCGGCCTATGGCTGACCAAGTCCAGTGTCGATGACGCCTTCAAGGATTACGAAGTGGTGTTCAACGAAGCCGTTTCCGGCCTGTCGCGCGGCAGCCCGGTGCAGTACAACGGTATCAAGGTGGGTGATGTATCTACCCTGCGGCTGGACCCGAAGGACCCGCGTCGGGTACTGGCCCGGGTGCGCCTGAGCGGCGACACCCCAGTGAAAGAAGACACCCAGGCCAAGCTGACCCTGGCCGGCGTGACAGGCAACTCGTTCATCCAGCTGAGCGGCGGCACTCCGCACAGCCCTGAACTGAAGGGCAAGGACGGCAAGCTGCCAGTGATCATTGCCTCGCCGTCGCCGATCTCGCGCCTGCTCAATGACAGCAGCGATCTCGTCACCAACGTCAACCTGCTGCTGCACAACGCCAACCAGATGTTCTCGGAAGACAACATCGGCCACCTCAGCAACACCCTGGCCAACCTCGACAAGACCACCGGCGCCTTTGCCGGGCAGCACGGTGGCATCGCCGAGGCCATCGAACAGCTGGTGCAGGTGGGCAAGCAGGCCAGCGCGACCCTGGCCGAAACCCAGGCGCTGATGCGCAACGCCAACGGCCTGCTCGGCAGCCAAGGCAAACAGGCGATCGGCAGCGCCGAGCAGGCCATGCAGTCACTGGCTGAAAGTACGGCAACCATCAACAACCTGCTCAAGAACAACAGCGAGGCCCTCGGCGACGGCGCACAAGGCCTGAACCAGCTAACCCCAGCCATTCGCGAGCTGCGCGAAACCCTCAACGCGCTCAAAGGCATTTCCCGGCAACTGGAGGCCGACCCGAGCGGCTACCTGCTCGGCCGCGACAACAACAAGGAGTTCCAGCCATGA